The following are encoded together in the Oreochromis aureus strain Israel breed Guangdong linkage group 18, ZZ_aureus, whole genome shotgun sequence genome:
- the LOC120434301 gene encoding uncharacterized protein LOC120434301 isoform X2 — MPSVQYLREFINERLTAAAEQIFLEFEKTIVQYEEEIDRQRRLLDITWKPQIKLHRTDVPQQHFCKEEEVIADQQLWNQERSSNLDQEEPEAPQIKEEQEQLCSSQEGEQLVLKEEIHTFMVTAAEERDHSEPEPKREQLNCVSSAVAVRQYQGGRKKDSESPRNKNQPTPDTTTSQNRTNTEKTCLINEINFFSILFHFRLVVCALVLDSNLSCLKVSYKNFKCASIILKINSSMERPVSDKINGNKIFILDLCFRRVQLYPVF, encoded by the exons ATGCCTTCAGTTCAGTATCTGAGAGAGTTTATCAACGAGCGactaactgctgctgctgaacaaaTATTCTTGGAGTTTGAAAAAACGATCGTCCAGTACGAGGAAGAGATCGACCGTCAGCGCAGACTGCTGGATATCACCTGGAAACCCCAAATCAAGCTGCACAGGACAG ATGTCCCACAGCAGCATTTCTGTAAGGAGGAGGAAGTTATCGCTGACCAGCAGCTCTGGAACCAGGAGAGGAGCTCCAATCTGGACCAAGAGGAACCAGAAGctccacagattaaagaggaacaggagcaactctgcagcagtcaggaaggAGAGCAGCTGGTACTGAAGGAGGAGATTCATACCTTTATGGTGACTGCTGCTGAGGAAAGAGACCACAGTGAACCAGAACCAAAAAGAGAGCAACTCAACTGTGTCAGCTCTGCTGTAGCAGTGAGACAATATCAGGGAGGAAGGAAGAAAGATTCAGAATCACCAAGAAATAAAAACCAACCTACGCCAGACA CTACTACATCACAGAACAGAACAAACACCGAAAAGACCTGTTTAATCAATGAAATTAATTTCTTTTcgattttatttcatttcaggtTGGTTGTTTGTGCTCTGGTTCTGGACAGTAACCTTTCATGTTTAAAGGTGTCTTATAAAAATTTCAAATGTGCatccatcattttaaaaataaacagcagcatgGAAAGACCAGTGAGTgataaaataaatggaaataaaatatttattttagatttgtgTTTCCGCAGAGTACAGCTTTACCCTGTGTTCTAG
- the LOC120434301 gene encoding uncharacterized protein LOC120434301 isoform X3 has protein sequence MPSVQYLREFINERLTAAAEQIFLEFEKTIVQYEEEIDRQRRLLDITWKPQIKLHRTDVPQQHFCKEEEVIADQQLWNQERSSNLDQEEPEAPQIKEEQEQLCSSQEGEQLVLKEEIHTFMVTAAEERDHSEPEPKREQLNCVSSAVAVRQYQGGRKKDSESPRNKNQPTPDTLDRCCCYGDCYEEENAVRARYSFSTHR, from the exons ATGCCTTCAGTTCAGTATCTGAGAGAGTTTATCAACGAGCGactaactgctgctgctgaacaaaTATTCTTGGAGTTTGAAAAAACGATCGTCCAGTACGAGGAAGAGATCGACCGTCAGCGCAGACTGCTGGATATCACCTGGAAACCCCAAATCAAGCTGCACAGGACAG ATGTCCCACAGCAGCATTTCTGTAAGGAGGAGGAAGTTATCGCTGACCAGCAGCTCTGGAACCAGGAGAGGAGCTCCAATCTGGACCAAGAGGAACCAGAAGctccacagattaaagaggaacaggagcaactctgcagcagtcaggaaggAGAGCAGCTGGTACTGAAGGAGGAGATTCATACCTTTATGGTGACTGCTGCTGAGGAAAGAGACCACAGTGAACCAGAACCAAAAAGAGAGCAACTCAACTGTGTCAGCTCTGCTGTAGCAGTGAGACAATATCAGGGAGGAAGGAAGAAAGATTCAGAATCACCAAGAAATAAAAACCAACCTACGCCAGACA cGTTAGATCGCTGTTGCTGTTACGGTGACTGTTACGAAgaagaaaatgcggtgcgggCACGTTACAGTTTCTCAACACACAGATGA
- the LOC120434301 gene encoding zinc finger protein 501-like isoform X1, with amino-acid sequence MPSVQYLREFINERLTAAAEQIFLEFEKTIVQYEEEIDRQRRLLDITWKPQIKLHRTDVPQQHFCKEEEVIADQQLWNQERSSNLDQEEPEAPQIKEEQEQLCSSQEGEQLVLKEEIHTFMVTAAEERDHSEPEPKREQLNCVSSAVAVRQYQGGRKKDSESPRNKNQPTPDSECKSDKSKKSIKCDVCGKAYKYNYEMERHYRIHTGEKPFSCKTCGKMFVRSGSVVKHMRIHTGEKPYSCKVCGKSFRQTNGLTVHMITHTGEKRHHCEICGKMFARSNGLLRHKKIHTSEKPYYCKTCGKTFSLRNLFLIHTKRHTGEKPYHCKTCGKMFKRNSHLKEHTRIHTGEKPYHCKTCGNAFRYRAHLLRHMKIHI; translated from the exons ATGCCTTCAGTTCAGTATCTGAGAGAGTTTATCAACGAGCGactaactgctgctgctgaacaaaTATTCTTGGAGTTTGAAAAAACGATCGTCCAGTACGAGGAAGAGATCGACCGTCAGCGCAGACTGCTGGATATCACCTGGAAACCCCAAATCAAGCTGCACAGGACAG ATGTCCCACAGCAGCATTTCTGTAAGGAGGAGGAAGTTATCGCTGACCAGCAGCTCTGGAACCAGGAGAGGAGCTCCAATCTGGACCAAGAGGAACCAGAAGctccacagattaaagaggaacaggagcaactctgcagcagtcaggaaggAGAGCAGCTGGTACTGAAGGAGGAGATTCATACCTTTATGGTGACTGCTGCTGAGGAAAGAGACCACAGTGAACCAGAACCAAAAAGAGAGCAACTCAACTGTGTCAGCTCTGCTGTAGCAGTGAGACAATATCAGGGAGGAAGGAAGAAAGATTCAGAATCACCAAGAAATAAAAACCAACCTACGCCAGACAGTGAGTGCAAGTCTGACAAAAGTAAAAAGTCTattaaatgtgatgtttgtggaAAAGCCTACAAATATAATTATGAAATGGAAAGACATTATAGAATCCATACAGGGGAGAAGCCGTTTTCCTGTAAAACATGTGGGAAAATGTTTGTACGTAGTGGTTCTGTAGTGAAGCACATGAGAatccacacaggtgagaagccataTTCTTGCAAAGTGTGTGGGAAAAGTTTTAGACAGACAAACGGTTTGACTGTCCACATGATCAcgcacacaggtgagaagcgaCATCACTGTGAAATATGTGGGAAAATGTTTGCACGTAGTAATGGCTTATTGAGGCACAAAAAAATTCACACAAGTGAGAAACCTTATTATTGTAAAACATGTGGGAAAACATTTTCACTTAGAAATTTGTTTTTGATACACACAAAAcgtcacacaggtgagaaaccatATCATTGTAAAACATGTGGGAAAATGTTCAAGCGTAACAGTCATTTAAAAGAGCACACAAGAAtacacacaggtgagaaaccatATCATTGTAAAACTTGTGGGAATGCATTTAGATATCGTGCTCATTTGTTGCGTCACATGAAAATACACATATAG